The following are encoded together in the Candidatus Krumholzibacteriia bacterium genome:
- a CDS encoding VOC family protein, with the protein MPVKPIPDGYSTVTPYLVMQGASRALEFYRQAFAAKERFRMDAPGGGIMHAEIQIGNSVVMLADEAPEMGYRGPQALGGTPVSIVLYVNDVDAVFKSAVAAGAQVTRPPKNEFYGDRMATVTDPFGHVWSIATHVEDVSPEEMQRRFAAMQKPGS; encoded by the coding sequence ATGCCCGTGAAGCCGATTCCCGATGGGTACAGCACCGTTACGCCTTATCTGGTCATGCAGGGGGCGTCGCGTGCGCTCGAGTTCTATCGGCAAGCCTTCGCCGCCAAGGAGCGTTTCCGTATGGACGCTCCTGGTGGTGGAATCATGCATGCAGAGATCCAAATTGGTAACTCCGTGGTGATGCTGGCCGACGAGGCGCCCGAGATGGGTTACCGCGGGCCGCAGGCGCTCGGCGGCACACCGGTGAGCATCGTCCTCTACGTCAACGACGTGGACGCGGTGTTCAAGAGCGCCGTCGCCGCCGGCGCCCAGGTGACGCGGCCGCCCAAGAACGAGTTCTACGGCGATCGGATGGCCACCGTCACCGACCCATTCGGCCACGTCTGGTCGATCGCGACGCACGTCGAAGACGTCTCGCCGGAGGAAATGCAGCGGCGCTTCGCAGCGATGCAGAAACCGGGGTCCTGA